The genomic DNA TCGCGCCAGTGCCGCTGGAGCAGGGCATCCACCCGGGGCGCGTCCTCGGGGCGCACGAGGACCTGGAACTTCGGAGAGCAGGACGGCTTGCTGCAGGCCTCGCGGTGGACGAGCGCGGGAAGGTCCTCGGCCAGACATGCCTCCACCAATCGCCGGGCATCCGCGAGTGGCATTTCCCGGCAGGGAACCACATCCGCTTCCGCCAGGGCCCGCTGTGCTTCGTGAGGGGTCATCCTTGGGATTCAAACGCACCTGGCTCCCAGCCGTCCATCGGGAGACGCGGAGATGATCCGGAGGCCGAAAACTCGGCCCCGGAGCGGTTGTCAATCCCCAGGGGCGCCATCGTCCGGAAAAGTCCCAACCATTTCAGGGGTTTACCTCGCGGGAAGTTGTGGCATAGGGTGCGCCCTCCCGGGTTCCCCGGGACCCGGCGTCCTCCGTGTTCCCAGGCACGGACTGGCCGTCCGGTAGGCCCCACAGTGACGAGGGAGGGCGATTCAGGCCGTGAGTGACGAGCGTCCGGACGCGCTACTCAGAAGCGCACTCGAGAAGATTGTCTATTTCGAGGCGCGTGCCGAGCAGCTTCACAACGAGCTGACGTCCACGCGGGCGGAGCTGGAGCACTTCAAGCGCGAGCTGACCCTCTCCGAGCAGCGGGAGCTGGAGTTGCGGCGCGAGGTGGCGCAGTTGGAAGTGCGCGTGGGCCGCCTGGGCACCGAGCGCGAGGAGCTGACGCGCCTCAACCAGGCCCTGCGCACCGAGCGCGGCCAGTTGCTCGGCAAGCTCCTGGAGGCCAGCCGCATCCGCGCCTCGGGCCGTCCCGAGCGCGAGGACGACGAGGACGAGGGCGGATTGGGCATCGACCTGGCGTCCTTCATCTCGCAGCTGCGCAGCGAGGTGCTCGAGCGCCCCGGACAGGGCGGCCCCGGCCCCGCCTACCCCTGGCCCTCGCCGGCGGAGCAGCCCGCGCCGCAGCCCGCGCCCGTGCTCGCCACGGTGGGCGCGCCCGCGTCCGTGGCGGCGGCCTCGCCCGTGGTGCAGCACGCCTGGCGCCTGCAACAGGAGGGGCGGCTCGAGGTGAGCGCCGGGCAGATGGCGGAGCTGTCCGGCGCGGGAGGCGGGGACGAGACGCTGTTCGGCTTCTCCGTGCGCGAGCTGTCCGCGCCGGACGCCACGTCCCGCGTGCGCGCCGCCGAACGGCTCAAGGCCCTGGGCCAGCCGGCCGCCGCGCCCGCCCTGGCGAGCGCCCTGCACGCGGAGGACGACCCCACCGTCCAGGTCGCGCTCCTGGCGGCCTTCGCCGAGGTGGGCAAGGAGCAGGGGGCCTCGGTGGTGTCGCCCCTGCTCGCCTCGCGCGTGCCCGAGGTGCGCATCGCCGCGCTCAAGGCGCTGCTGGCCCTGTCTCCCCAGGAGGCCGCGCCCCACCTGGCCCAGGCGGTGAAGGATCCGGACCGCGGTGTGCGCCGGCGCGCCTCGCTGCTGGCGCTCGGCCTGGAGGGGGAGAACGCGCGGCGCCTCGGTGAGGAGGCCATCCAGGATCCAGACGTCGAGGTGCGCAGCCTCGCCGCCCTGGCGCTCGGGGCTGGCAGCGGGGAGTTCGCGCGAAGCCTGCTCCTCGAGGCGCTCAAGGATCCCGAGGTGCGCGTGCGCCGGTCGGCCGCGCAGAGCCTCGGCCGCATCCTCGGCCAGGACGTGTCCGCCGTGGTGGACCTGGACGAGGGCCGCCGCCGCCGGGAGATCCGCCGTCTCGCCTCGCTGCCCGTGCAACCCGTGCGGGCCTCGCTCGCCCCGAAAGCGCCGCCGCCCCGTGCCGCCGCGCCCGCGGCTCCGGCGCCCCCTCCCACCGCCCCCACCCCCGTCGTGCCCACCCCGGCCACACAGGTCCCACCCCGTTCCACCGCGCGTGCGGCGCCCTCGCCCGTGGAGGCGTTGTGTGCTCCCCTGCTGTCGGAAATCCGGGTGGCCATCCGGGGCCGTTCCCTGGGAGAACTGGCCACGGGGATCCGCTCCTCGCCCGAACTCGCCCAGGAGGCGCTTGCCCTGCTGGTGGCCAGGGGTTCGGTCATTCGGAGAGGTCACAAATACTTCGCCTCTTGAGGCAAGGTATGACCCCCGCCCAAGGTTCGACGAAGGGTTCCCATGGATGCGCCGACGTACAGTCCCAAGCAGGTCGCCGAGCTGCTCGGCCTGCCGCTGAAGTCCTTCACTCCGGCGCTCAAGCAGGACAGCTACACGGGGGCGGAGGTGTGGGCGCTGCGCGAGCAGCT from Melittangium boletus DSM 14713 includes the following:
- a CDS encoding HEAT repeat domain-containing protein codes for the protein MSDERPDALLRSALEKIVYFEARAEQLHNELTSTRAELEHFKRELTLSEQRELELRREVAQLEVRVGRLGTEREELTRLNQALRTERGQLLGKLLEASRIRASGRPEREDDEDEGGLGIDLASFISQLRSEVLERPGQGGPGPAYPWPSPAEQPAPQPAPVLATVGAPASVAAASPVVQHAWRLQQEGRLEVSAGQMAELSGAGGGDETLFGFSVRELSAPDATSRVRAAERLKALGQPAAAPALASALHAEDDPTVQVALLAAFAEVGKEQGASVVSPLLASRVPEVRIAALKALLALSPQEAAPHLAQAVKDPDRGVRRRASLLALGLEGENARRLGEEAIQDPDVEVRSLAALALGAGSGEFARSLLLEALKDPEVRVRRSAAQSLGRILGQDVSAVVDLDEGRRRREIRRLASLPVQPVRASLAPKAPPPRAAAPAAPAPPPTAPTPVVPTPATQVPPRSTARAAPSPVEALCAPLLSEIRVAIRGRSLGELATGIRSSPELAQEALALLVARGSVIRRGHKYFAS